A region from the Mya arenaria isolate MELC-2E11 chromosome 2, ASM2691426v1 genome encodes:
- the LOC128217302 gene encoding RYamide receptor-like, which yields MSDISLEGITNFTSKEQESSSPFHISEYVQVMIIVMYTIVILIAIGGNSIVCYLVYAYKRMQTVPNYFIVNLAISDIIMALFCIPFTFIANLILNYWPFGEALCPAVLYIQTVAVFLSSYTLVAMSIDRYIVIVHPFKPRISVRQTVLTILAIWLVSLTIPLPTFIKSRVIYHSNTSGQCREEWGNNTEQYTYGLSLMILHYFAPLVLLLFSYSRIGYTIWRMNINGTDKNKRKLQLAKAKKKMIKMMVTVVIFFALCWLPFHTITLIGDINPTIYNNSIVPIIWLCFHWLSMSNSCYNPMIYLWMSPKFRTGLKMALSNCNLRRKSKTSSDDEIYEKIHMVFPRLRLEIQIEDNVKNNTTSPRGRVSSANVKSDQPMIPRSIHSDT from the exons ATGTCGGATATCTCATTAGAAGGAATTACCAACTTTACATCAAAAGAACAAGAGTCCAGCAGTCCATTTCATATATCTGAGTACGTTCAGGTAATGATCATTGTGATGTACACAATCGTCATCTTGATTGCCATTGGTGGAAACAGTATTGTCTGCTATTTGGTTTACGCCTACAAAAGAATGCAGACCGTGCCTAACTATTTCATTGTCAATCTTGCCATCAGCGACATTATCATGGCCTTATTCTGCATTCCGTTCACATTCATCGCCAACCTGATTTTGAACTACTGGCCGTTTGGAGAAGCACTCTGTCCTGCAGTTTTATACATTCAAACCGTTGCAGTGTTTCTTAGCTCGTACACTCTAGTGGCAATGAGCATTGATAGatatattgtgattgtacacccATTTAAACCCCGAATATCGGTGAGACAAACGGTGCTGACTATCCTCGCAATATGGCTAGTGTCATTAACAATCCCGTTGCCCACCTTTATCAAGTCAAGGGTCATATACCATTCCAACACCAGCGGCCAATGTCGGGAAGAATGGGGAAACAATACAGAACAGTACACATACGGTCTTTCTCTAATGATTCTACACTACTTTGCACCTCTTGTGCTTCTGCTGTTCTCATACTCAAGAATCGGATACACTATATGGAGGATGAACATTAACGGCACGGacaagaataaaagaaaactcCAGTTGGCAAAAGCAAAAAAGAAG ATGATTAAGATGATGGTCACAGTGGTCATTTTCTTCGCCTTATGCTGGCTCCCTTTTCACACAATTACATTGATTGGCGATATCAATCCGACAATTTACAACAACAGCATTGTGCCCATTATTTGGCTGTGCTTTCATTGGTTGTCTATGAGTAACAGTTGCTACAACCCAATGATTTACTTGTGGATGAGCCCGAAGTTTCGGACTGGGTTAAAAATGGCCCTGAGCAATTGCAATCTTCGAAGGAAATCGAAAACATCTTCAGATGATGAGATTTATGAAAAGATCCATATGGTTTTTCCGAGATTACGACTGGAAATTCAAATTGAGGATAATGTCAAGAACAATACAACATCGCCACGCGGACGTGTTTCATCTGCCAATGTAAAGTCGGATCAGCCAATGATACCAAGAAGCATTCATAGTGACACGTAA